The Amphiura filiformis chromosome 12, Afil_fr2py, whole genome shotgun sequence genome includes a region encoding these proteins:
- the LOC140165801 gene encoding uncharacterized protein, translated as MVEDYYREDLDLDDTLMIQQFLELCLSCNYEADHKERFTGLLGDVFLRGMVYFLGISSSTALALGYYMEHSQPGDIKSLKLRPIVHPGDNINPTGPLDKLYTQYLSGINQIPASKMQEIGQEFFSRYQGSVDTDIEAFKKEAPAATVTLIQMWQRCQDLPTPEETNISPVINALPYTQLEAFDISDFKIRDNIDQFVEACEKGHMSHLQVLKVSNIGMQDYQTERLAQVTSYMADLEELNISINAPGRSLEYLAETLAVVSLNKLNIQSMEAPAEVMDIFTQKLPDFCSQLIGLYMDVNDMNDNVASNLESHLPIAKQLRLLSISVWGLSRERHNQLVLTMGRLTRLQQLYVYESQYPDDLLESVADVMPSLPDLIEVVLGVEITTSPKVSSSSWHHFKSKLQNVVTLKRLQLSRIALERNDFIELIQLCREQGLTSVRYHINCVPDGVAVPEGDIFQFM; from the exons ATGGTTGAAGATTACTACCGAGAGGATCTAGACCTAGATGATACACTGATGATTCAACAGTTCCTGGAGCTATGCCTGAGTTGCAATTACGAGGCAGACCATAAGGAAAGATTTACTGGCTTGCTAGGTGATGTCTTTCTTAGAGGCATGGTATATTTCCTGGGTATATCATCATCCACTGCATTAGCGCTTGGTTACTACATGGAGCACTCTCAACCTGGCGATATCAAATCACTCAAACTGAGACCGATCGTTCACCCGGGAGACAACATTAATCCAACAGGACCATTAGACAAATTGTACACGCAATATCTATCCGGAATAAATCAAATCCCGGCCAGTAAAATGCAAGAGATTGGCCAGGAATTCTTCAGCAGATATCAGGGAAGTGTCGACACTGACATTGAGGCTTTCAAGAAAGAAGCACCCGCAGCGACCGTCACCCTCATTCAGATGTGGCAGAGGTGTCAAGACTTACCCACCCCAGAAGAAACCAACATCAGTCCTGTCATCAATGCTTTACCGTACACTCAATTGGAAGCATTCGATATATCGGATTTCAAGATTCGTGACAACATCGATCAGTTCGTAGAAGCCTGTGAGAAAGGTCACATGTCGCACTTGCAGGTGCTGAAAGTGAGCAACATAGGCATGCAAGACTATCAGACAGAACGATTGGCACAAGTTACCAGCTATATGGCGGATTTGGAAGAGCTTAACATTTCAATCAATGCACCTGGAAGAAGTCTGGAATATTTGGCAGAAACCTTGGCAGTAGTATCTTTGAACAAGCTCAATATACAATCGATGGAAGCACCAGCAGAAGTGATGGATATATTCACACAGAAATTGCCCGATTTTTGTTCTCAGTTGATAGGGTTATATATGGATGTCAATGATATGAATGACAACGTCGCATCAAACCTTGAATCTCACCTCCCAATAGCTAAGCAGCTGCGCTTGCTATCTATTAGTGTGTGGGGTCTTAGTAGGGAACGTCATAATCAGTTGGTGTTGACAATGGGTCGCCTAACTCGTCTTCAACAGCTGTACGTCTACGAGAGTCAATATCCAGATGACCTACTAGAGAGTGTAGCGGATGTGATGCCATCATTGCCTGATCTGATTGAAGTCGTATTGGGTGTTGAGATAACTACTTCGCCAAAGGTTAGCAGTAGCTCGTGGCATCACTTCAAGTCTAAGCTGCAGAATGTAGTTACGCTCAAGAGGCTGCAACTAAGTCGTATTGCCTTAGAAAGGAATGATTTTATAGAGTTGATTCAATTGTGTCGTGAACAAGGACTCACTTCAGTAAG GTACCATATCAACTGTGTACCAGATGGCGTAGCCGTTCCAGAAGGTGACATCTTTCAGTTTATGTGA
- the LOC140165800 gene encoding uncharacterized protein, producing MDHENREKIKKILSEAGGMFKESLLITDLLQHLKRQGVLKNWDVDAISRQKTNGDKVDKLLEKLRLKPASAYDAFVEILNTQLQQNEVYQKVKVIEAKYKYHSGQDTTSSTSTSQTATQTSYGRPAEDTTSRPKAATQPKGKTTPSISASQTHASRGGPTSDTTDTASRPSSALRDVQMASDSDFSEVAKQLTPDELKHLYDALNGITRQEVEKAIEAAATLDVDLQAKSVFRKWSMLNGSAATRYAILDALLYCKFQNAVEKLRKIWAISLDDYDSANQDTHGSRRPSPKPDAGANAASSSSTPDTSKQSKSASTSKGHMEQIEHPLFGNDSILLRCREELKAHYMNSLCKIPLFPGDMSKCVDLKDIYTKVSIVMDLPKPCSSIRIPLKSHEEIFTRKTDDGQFYTRLLLAGPAGYGKTTTTAKIAYDWAKSRDLFLSDIGLLFVVNMRWVEHTSNLEDVILSQMLPDDTEMTKELLRSKIKELRDRVIIIVDAVDESDRELFNHPKSSGSIVKLLTGKTFVLCRLVVTTRPWRVVEIVKACKAFTRLDLSGFSKEDVQTYIRQFFRDDEELRESLLEYMSQNALVADVSRVPLMALLVSTYWRKSRAAEIPNRIGHLYDAILNIMYKHFQSKPRKPQAEVRETRGKKLLRFLKLKKYTTEKEVGIDFTLLRQHLGKMALEGLWPPENRIVFSVNEVADPEVVEEACQMGLVSKQEMRVGQLHTLHNATFASAETASNATKLTFFISQLKKNAPVNILQILPIPNQSKFSHDCDRLQPYKRPSVSNLYYDSHVDEILKQHNKSCRD from the exons ATGGATCATGAAAACCGGGAAAAGATCAAGAAAATCTTGTCGGAGGCAGGAGGGATGTTTAAAGAGAGTCTTCTGATAACAGATTTGCTTCAACATCTCAAAAGACAGGGAgtactcaagaattgggatgTTGATGCAATCAGTCGTCAGAAGACAAATGGTGACAAAGTAGACAAACTCCTGGAGAAATTAAGGCTGAAACCTGCATCAGCGTATGACGCGTTTGTGGAAATTCTGAACACGCAGCTCCAGCAGAACGAGGTCTACCAGAAGGTCAAGGTTATTGAAGCTAAATACAAGTACCATTCTG GACAAGATACTACATCATCAACGTCAACTTCTCAAACAGCGACACAAACATCATACGGCCGACCTGCTGAAGATACAACATCTAGGCCAAAGGCAGCGACACAACctaaag GAAAAACTACACCATCCATATCAGCTTCTCAGACACATGCATCACGTGGTGGTCCTACTTCGGATACTACGGATACAGCATCAAGACCTTCATCGGCGCTTCGAG ATGTTCAAATGGCTTCAGACAGTGACTTTTCCGAGGTTGCAAAACAACTTACACCTGACGAACTAAAGCACCTGTACGATGCTCTCAATGGCATCACCAGACAAGAAGTTGAGAAAGCAATAGAGGCTGCAGCAACATTAGATGTCGATTTACAAGCAAAGAGCGTTTTCAGGAAATGGTCTATGTTGAATGGGAGTGCGGCTACACGATATGCCATTCTAGATGcattattatattgcaaatttcaaaatgcagtAGAGAAGCTTAGGAAGATTTGg GCCATATCTCTTGACGATTATGACTCAGCAAATCAAGATACTCATGGAAGCCGACGACCATCACCAAAGCCTGACGCAGGTGCCAATGCAGCCTCGTCGTCATCAACCCCTGACACCAGTAAACAGAGCAAAAGTGCGTCAACTAGCAAAGGACACATGG aACAAATAGAGCATCCACTATTTGGGAACGACTCCATCCTCCTACGTTGTCGAGAAGAACTCAAGGCACACTATATGAACTCGTTGTGTAAAATCCCTCTTTTCCCTGGTGATATGTCGAAATGTGTTGATCTGAAGGATATCTACACTAAAGTATCCATCGTAATGGATCTCCCTAAACCTTGCAGCTCCATCAGAATTCCTCTGAAGTCACATGAAGAAATTTTCACAAGAAAGACAGATGATGGTCAGTTCTACACAAGACTACTACTTGCAGGTCCTGCTGGATACGGGAAGACAACAACGACAGCCAAGATTGCTTACGATTGGGCAAAATCAAGAGATTTATTCTTGTCAGATATCGGTCTTCTATTTGTGGTCAATATGAGATGGGTGGAGCATACGTCGAATCTAGAAGATGTTATTCTGTCTCAAATGTTGCCCGACGACACGGAAATGACTAAAGAGCTACTACGAAGTAAGATCAAAGAGCTCAGAGATCGAGTAATAATCATAGTTGATGCCGTTGATGAGTCCGACAGAGAGCTCTTTAATCATCCGAAAAGCAGCGGAAGCATTGTGAAGCTGCTCACAGGAAAGACCTTTGTATTGTGTAGATTGGTAGTTACGACTCGTCCGTGGCGGGTAGTGGAGATTGTCAAAGCTTGCAAGGCTTTCACGCGCTTAGATCTTAGTGGGTTCAGTAAAGAAGACGTACAGACATACATCAGGCAATTCTTCAGAGACGACGAAGAGTTACGGGAGTCTTTACTAGAGTACATGTCACAGAATGCCCTCGTGGCCGACGTTTCGCGTGTCCCGCTTATGGCTTTACTTGTCTCTACTTACTGGCGCAAATCACGTGCTGCAGAAATCCCAAACAGAATTGGTCACCTTTATGATGCGATACTCAACATCATGTACAAGCATTTCCAGTCTAAACCACGAAAACCACAGGCTGAGGTTCGTGAGACACGTGGCAAGAAACTTTTGCGGTTCCTGAAGCTGAAAAAGTATACGACTGAGAAAGAAGTTGGGATTGATTTCACTTTACTTCGGCAACATCTGGGAAAGATGGCTTTAGAAGGATTATGGCCGCCAGAAAACCGTATTGTGTTCTCCGTCAATGAAGTTGCCGACCCTGAGGTTGTAGAAGAAGCATGTCAGATGGGACTGGTATCCAAACAAGAAATGCGGGTTGGTCAGCTCCATACACTACACAACGCAACATTTGCTTCCGCTGAGACAGCATCGAATGCAACAAAGCTGACTTTTTTCATAAGTCAGCTCAAGAAAAATGCGCCGGTGAATATCTTGCAAATCTTGCCGATACCAAACCAAAGCAAATTCAGTCACGACTGCGATCGCTTACAACCATACAAGAGGCCCTCAGTATCCAACTTGTACTACGATTCGCATGTGGACGAAATCCTAAAGCAGCACAACAAATCTTGCAGAGACTAG